A section of the Corynebacterium auris genome encodes:
- the atpA gene encoding F0F1 ATP synthase subunit alpha — translation MLEQTTESRKNMAELTISSDEIRSAIANYTSSYSAEASREEVGVVTSAADGIAQVSGLPSCMTNELLEFPNGVIGVAQNLDTDTIGVVVLGNFETITEGDKVKRTGEVLSIPVGENFLGRVINPLGQPIDGLGAIESSEERALELQAAGVLDRQPVEEPLATGMKAIDAMTPIGRGQRQLIIGDRKTGKTAVCIDTILNQKSYWETGDPSKQVRCIYVAVGQKGSTIAGVRATLEEHGALEYTTIVAAPASDSAGFKWLAPFSGAALGQHWMYQGKHVLVIYDDLTKQAEAYRAISLLLRRPPGREAYPGDVFYLHSRLLERAAKLNDDLGGGSLTALPIIETKANDVGAFIPTNVISITDGQVFLQSDLFNQGVRPAIDVGISVSRVGGAAQTKGMKKVAGNLRLDLAAYRDLEAFAAFASDLDSASKRQLERGQRLVELLKQPENSPQAVEFQIISIWLANEGAFDVVPVADVRRYEFELHDHIRSHAPEVYEQIAGGAALDDQSKETLTRVNADFARTFQTSEGKRIVREEEAEALDSGEVSKNQLNVNRSKSK, via the coding sequence ATGCTGGAACAAACTACCGAGAGCAGGAAGAACATGGCGGAGCTGACGATCTCCTCCGATGAGATCCGTAGCGCGATAGCGAACTACACCTCGAGCTACTCTGCGGAGGCCTCCCGTGAGGAGGTCGGCGTGGTGACTTCGGCTGCAGACGGCATTGCCCAGGTATCCGGGCTGCCGAGCTGCATGACGAACGAGCTGCTCGAGTTCCCCAACGGTGTCATCGGCGTTGCACAGAACCTTGACACCGACACCATCGGTGTCGTTGTCCTGGGTAACTTCGAGACCATTACCGAAGGCGACAAAGTCAAGAGGACCGGTGAGGTCCTGTCCATCCCGGTCGGGGAGAACTTCCTCGGCCGCGTTATTAACCCCCTGGGTCAGCCGATCGATGGCCTCGGAGCTATCGAGTCCAGCGAAGAGCGCGCGCTCGAGCTGCAGGCGGCCGGCGTGCTTGACCGCCAGCCGGTCGAAGAGCCGCTGGCGACGGGCATGAAGGCGATCGACGCGATGACTCCGATCGGCCGCGGCCAGCGCCAGCTGATCATCGGCGACCGCAAGACCGGCAAGACCGCGGTGTGCATCGACACCATTCTGAACCAGAAGTCGTACTGGGAGACCGGCGACCCCTCGAAGCAGGTGCGCTGCATCTACGTGGCTGTCGGCCAGAAGGGCTCGACCATTGCCGGCGTGCGCGCGACCCTCGAGGAGCACGGAGCCTTGGAGTACACCACGATCGTGGCTGCCCCGGCATCCGATTCCGCCGGCTTCAAGTGGCTCGCTCCGTTCTCCGGCGCGGCCCTGGGCCAGCACTGGATGTACCAGGGCAAGCACGTTCTGGTCATCTACGACGACCTGACCAAGCAGGCCGAGGCCTACCGCGCCATTTCGCTCCTGCTGCGCCGCCCGCCGGGCCGCGAGGCTTACCCGGGTGACGTTTTCTACCTGCACTCTCGTCTGCTCGAGCGCGCAGCGAAGCTGAACGACGACCTCGGCGGGGGCTCTCTGACTGCGCTGCCGATCATCGAGACGAAGGCGAACGACGTGGGCGCCTTCATTCCGACGAACGTCATCTCGATTACCGACGGCCAGGTCTTCCTTCAGTCCGACCTGTTCAACCAGGGCGTCCGCCCGGCTATCGACGTCGGTATCTCCGTGTCCCGCGTCGGTGGCGCAGCGCAGACGAAGGGCATGAAGAAGGTTGCCGGTAACCTGCGTCTCGACCTTGCCGCGTACCGCGACCTCGAGGCCTTTGCCGCATTCGCGTCGGATCTCGACTCCGCCTCGAAGCGCCAGCTGGAGCGCGGCCAGCGCCTCGTCGAGCTGCTCAAGCAGCCCGAGAACTCCCCGCAGGCGGTGGAGTTCCAGATCATCTCCATCTGGCTCGCCAACGAGGGCGCCTTCGACGTCGTTCCCGTCGCAGACGTCCGCCGCTACGAGTTCGAGCTGCATGACCACATCCGCTCCCACGCGCCGGAGGTCTACGAGCAGATCGCCGGCGGCGCCGCACTCGACGACCAGTCCAAGGAGACGCTGACGCGCGTCAACGCGGACTTCGCTCGCACCTTCCAGACCAGCGAGGGCAAGCGCATCGTCCGCGAGGAGGAGGCCGAGGCCCTCGACTCCGGCGAGGTGTCCAAGAACCAGCTCAACGTTAACCGCTCGAAGTCCAAGTAG
- a CDS encoding F0F1 ATP synthase subunit gamma: MATLRELRDRIRSVNSTKKITKAQELIATSQITKAQQRVAAAKPYADEMVNVMERLAAASSLDHPMLRERENGRVAAILVVTSDRGMAGGYNHNVLKKAAGLERMLKEAGYEVVRYVTGGKGVTHYSFRDMDIAGAWTGWSQKPSWEETHDVRRHLIDGFLAGSEGEVEWREGLTAPEGESVRGFDQVHVVYTEFVSMLAQEARVHQLLPIEAVLDGNEEEQENSASDSGEIQPDMAYEPDPDALMEKLLPAYVSRSLYSIFLESSASESASRRTAMKNATDNATELANDLSREANQARQAKITQEITEIIGGAGALSGSGESD, translated from the coding sequence ATGGCAACTCTTCGCGAACTGCGTGACCGCATCCGGTCCGTCAACTCCACGAAGAAGATCACCAAGGCCCAGGAACTGATCGCCACCTCGCAGATCACCAAGGCCCAGCAGCGCGTAGCGGCGGCAAAGCCCTACGCCGACGAGATGGTAAACGTCATGGAGCGTCTCGCCGCTGCGAGCTCCCTCGACCACCCCATGCTCCGCGAGCGTGAGAATGGCCGAGTTGCAGCGATTCTCGTGGTCACCTCCGACCGCGGTATGGCTGGCGGTTACAACCACAATGTGCTGAAAAAGGCGGCCGGGCTGGAACGCATGCTCAAGGAGGCTGGCTACGAGGTAGTCCGCTACGTCACGGGCGGCAAGGGCGTCACCCACTACAGCTTCCGGGACATGGATATCGCGGGCGCCTGGACTGGGTGGTCGCAGAAGCCGTCGTGGGAAGAAACCCACGACGTGCGCCGCCACCTCATCGATGGGTTCCTCGCAGGCTCCGAGGGTGAGGTTGAGTGGCGCGAGGGGCTGACCGCGCCCGAGGGCGAGTCCGTCCGCGGCTTCGACCAGGTCCACGTGGTTTACACCGAGTTTGTCTCGATGCTTGCCCAAGAGGCCAGGGTTCACCAGCTGCTCCCGATTGAGGCCGTGCTCGACGGCAACGAGGAGGAGCAGGAGAACTCGGCGTCGGACAGCGGCGAGATCCAGCCGGACATGGCGTACGAGCCGGACCCCGACGCGCTGATGGAGAAGCTGCTTCCGGCGTACGTGTCCAGGAGCCTGTACTCGATCTTTTTGGAGTCCTCGGCGTCCGAGTCCGCCTCGCGCCGTACCGCCATGAAGAACGCCACGGACAACGCGACGGAATTGGCCAACGACCTGTCGCGTGAGGCCAACCAAGCCCGCCAGGCAAAAATTACCCAGGAAATCACCGAAATCATCGGCGGCGCTGGCGCGCTGTCGGGTAGCGGAGAAAGCGACTAA